tcttaccacttttttttttttttttttttaaactgatcgGTCTTCCTTGAGCCACACTGTACTTGCAGCAGCTTACCTTTGATACTTAACTCCTGAAACTGCTCACAgcgaagttaaaaaaaaatctccagcaaTGGTTTGGTCTCAAGACTCCTGGGTACAGGGTGGGGTCATGCAAATAGGATGTGTCTGGACtagtttttttaattggataagCCCAGAGTGAGCAGAACGTGGTGTTTATGAGAAGCCCTTAAGCTGAGTTATTGGGTTCATTACTCTTTGCAATTGAATCTGTCCTACAAGTTGGTTAGATTCGTTTTGGAAGTGACTTGTACTGAAGTTCTAGCAAATATAAGCCCCCAAAGTGCAGTAAATTTTTGCACTAACAAATCCCCCCTGAAATTAACATAAGCTTCGTTTTAAAGTGTGCGGTTAAGTAGTATTTAGTACATTCTCAGTGCTGTGCAACTGTCATAtctgtctagttccaaaacatttttgttaCCTCCTAAGGAGACCTATTCCCATTAAGCAGCTGGTCTCATTCCCTCTGCCCTCTCACCCAGCCTCTGTTAACCATGAATCTGTCTCTGCGTTTACCTGttggatattttatatacatagaatTGGAATATGTGCGCTTGTGTCTGGATTCCTAACACTTTAGGAATGAAACTGGTTAAGGTTTTAATTACACGAAGACACAGTAGTATCCCTTCGGTTATTTAGGTTTGGTTATTACGTCTCTAGGATTCGGTTCTGCACAAGTTACTCTACCTTAAGTGCTTTATCTTTGATGTTAGTTATAATAATTGGTAAAGTTACTAACTGCCCAGATTGTAAATGCTTCTTCAGTGCTTTCCACTCCCCCACCAATTTTTCCAGGaggcatttttcttcttaatgcaTTTTGTGCTGGCTTCCTGGTAGTTAGAGGTACAGATTAAAGAGAAATGGGTGCTTCAAGGGTagtaattgtttgttttttagtgtttcagCATTCTTTTCTAAGGATCTTTTTTCACTGTGTAGGTTTATTGGGTAAATGATTAACATTtcgggtaatttttttttaattacagaaatgcATCGTGATTCCTGTCCACTGGACTGTAAAGTTTATGTAGGTAATCTTGGAAACAATGGTAACAAGACTGAATTGGAACGAGCTTTTGGCTATTATGGACCACTCCGAAGTGTGTGGGTTGCTAGAAACCCTCCCGGCTttgcttttgttgaatttgaagATCCCCGAGATGCAGCTGATGCTGTTCGAGAGCTAGATGGGAGGTAATTTAATGACTAATGCTGATGACAAAtatgttgcttgtgttttttaatgtttaaaattcctAGGTTATGTGACTTTTAGATAGCTTCTTGGCTGTCTGAAGTTAATGTTACTGGAGACTTAACATACGCCTCTTCTGCAAAGAAAAAGTTTTACTGAAGATCAATAGGAAGTAACTTTTTACTCAAGTGGCCattgaagaaaatgtttaatggTCGATTCTTGGTGGGTGGATGTTTGCATCCAAAATGTGGTTGAAGCATCTTAATCTAAACCTTCCACAAAGTTGTCACTTGTGGTGTCACCTTTGAATTGTTTCTGAAACAATTGTGAAATCAGATCTTTTCAAGTAAGAATGGCCACAATCCGATAATTCTCATAGTTGGATAATGGTTGCATGGGCTTTATTGTACCATTATCTTTTATGTGTTTGAAATACTTACGAAGTGTGGAATATGTagctgtgttttgtgtgtttagtGTCCCATTAATGGCTGGTAAGTAACACCTGAGTTTTAAGAATGACCAGGTgctgcccttctctccttcctgcttgTTGGAAAACCATTGGATTTCAGGAAACCAGGGGAAATGGTTAATCTTTAAGATCCAAAAGTTAGGGGATCTGAGGGTTGGCTGTAAAGCTGCAGAGAAGGTCATTTATCCAAGCAGATGGTAGAAACACATTTTTCCAGGTTCCCACCTCTTAATCGCTGGCCCAATAAAGGTGGTTTCTCTGAACAGATGTGAAACAAGAGGTGTAGGATAACTTTTTTCCGACTTTCctcagcttcagtttcctaaCGGGTCAGCTATTGTGTGATGATTGAGGGGAGATGGTGATGTAAAATGGCCAAAAtgcttttgttcactgctgttgGCATGGAGAATTGGGGTTATCTGGGGAAGAGAAAGACCAACAATCTAGTAACATCAAGATCAGTAAACAAGTTCTGGGAGCTTGAAGTCCCAGCAGGATGTACAGATGAACTGGTTCTTTGAGGAAGAATCCAAGGTTTTCACACTTGTAACTTAACAAATTAACATTGAGCCCAATGATTTAGACTGGCTCTAACAAGGCATTAAAGCATAAGGAAGTTGgttttctttattagaaaaacTTGTTTTGCTATTAAGGATTCTACAGATGTTTCAGGTGTGTAGTTTACAGAAAAGGCTAAGTAGGagtgctttctttttgctttagtaTACACGGCTTTGCTCTTTTAAATTTAGTAATGTTTCTTTCCTTAGAACACTATGTGGCTGCCGAGTAAGAGTGGAACTCTCGAATGGTGAAAAGAGAAGTAGAAATCGTGGCCCACCTCCTTCTTGGGGTCGTCGCCCTCGAGATGATTATCGGAGAAGGAGTCCTCCACCTCGTCGCAGGTACTTGAGAGCGTGTTTAGAGGTATTGGTGTAACGGAGTAGCTAATAGGAGCAGGTATTTCTCTCAAAGTTTGTTGGTGGGTTTTAAACTTTGAAGAATCGGAGGTTTTTATGAAACATTTGCTGGGTGTAGTTTGGGGTATGTGAGTTGTGCTGAGTGTTGGCTTTTGTCTCTAGGTCACTGTTCATGTTGGTAGTCAGTAACTTCTATCTTGGATCTATCTTCTAGTTCATCTTCTAGTTGCATCTTTCCAAGTCTTCCCTTATACTTCAATTTAggcctttttccatttcttgactCCATAATGACAAACATTACATTCAACTCTAGCTCTTcacaaaaatgtgttttctattaGCACGATTGTAGTATTTATCAAACAGGCAGCTGTTGTAATGTTAAAACTGGTAAAGTAGAAATCATTCTGAAACTAACTTAAGTCACTGACCGATAAAGGGGGCTAAAAAAGTAATCCCAGTCATCTGTTCTTCAAAACCAAATAGGAGAGATTTCAGtttttttataattgaaaatgGCATCATTCTTGGACCAGGCAGTATTGTCTGGATGCTAACTCCACATCTCCTCCAAAATAGTTTCTATAGGACTTAATTTACCTCTTACAGGTGAGTGAAGTCCTTCTAGGAGATAGGAGTTCAAAATCTTGCCCCTTTtgctattttgaaaaacaaaacaacacactgTTGCCCATCATAATAAAGAGTATTTGTTAGCTAAATAGATGGTTGTACTGAt
The nucleotide sequence above comes from Panthera tigris isolate Pti1 chromosome B2, P.tigris_Pti1_mat1.1, whole genome shotgun sequence. Encoded proteins:
- the SRSF3 gene encoding serine/arginine-rich splicing factor 3 gives rise to the protein MHRDSCPLDCKVYVGNLGNNGNKTELERAFGYYGPLRSVWVARNPPGFAFVEFEDPRDAADAVRELDGRTLCGCRVRVELSNGEKRSRNRGPPPSWGRRPRDDYRRRSPPPRRRSPRRRSFSRSRSRSLSRDRRRERSLSRERNHKPSRSFSRSRSRSRSNERK